Proteins from a single region of Stigmatella erecta:
- a CDS encoding MFS transporter, with the protein MTQSASSPPTPEPSTAIWKVAAASFIGTAVEWYDFFLYGTAAALVFNRLFFPSFNPLMGTLAAFGTFAVGFIARPLGGIIFGHFGDKLGRKSMLSATLLIMGVATFAIGLLPTYASVGVWAPILLVLLRIFQGFGLGGEWGGAVLMAVESAPAHRRGFYGSWPQMGAPAGLLVANAVFSLFSSLPEDQFLSWGWRVPFLFSALLIGIGVFIRLGVAESPAFRAAHQQKSPEPRGLPVIEVLRTYPKQILLAMGARFAENGFFYIVTTFVLAYGTSIGMERSAMLQAVLVATCVHLVAIPSFGALSDVLGRRPVYLGGAVGCALLAFPFFWLIDTKQTGAIWLAISMGIVAHAAMYGPQASFFSELFGTRVRYSGASLGYQLASVFAGGLSPLVATALLQATGNEPWSVSLYMVGLALITIVSVYLSAETFRETLETTDSIQKHG; encoded by the coding sequence GTGACGCAATCCGCTTCTTCGCCCCCCACCCCCGAGCCCTCTACCGCCATCTGGAAGGTGGCCGCCGCCAGCTTCATCGGCACGGCGGTCGAGTGGTACGACTTCTTTCTGTATGGAACCGCGGCGGCGCTCGTCTTCAACCGCCTGTTCTTTCCGTCGTTCAATCCGCTGATGGGCACGCTCGCCGCGTTCGGCACCTTCGCGGTGGGCTTCATCGCGCGGCCGCTCGGGGGCATCATCTTCGGCCACTTCGGCGACAAGCTCGGGCGCAAGTCCATGCTGAGCGCCACGCTGCTCATCATGGGCGTGGCGACGTTCGCCATCGGGCTGTTGCCCACCTACGCGAGCGTGGGCGTCTGGGCGCCCATCCTCCTGGTGCTCCTGCGCATCTTCCAGGGCTTCGGCCTGGGCGGAGAATGGGGCGGCGCGGTGCTCATGGCGGTGGAGAGCGCCCCCGCGCACCGCCGGGGTTTCTACGGAAGCTGGCCGCAGATGGGCGCCCCCGCGGGCCTGCTCGTCGCCAACGCCGTGTTCTCGCTGTTCTCCAGCCTGCCCGAGGACCAGTTCCTGTCCTGGGGCTGGCGCGTGCCCTTCCTCTTCAGCGCGCTGCTCATCGGCATTGGCGTCTTCATCCGCCTGGGCGTCGCCGAGTCCCCGGCCTTCCGCGCCGCCCACCAGCAGAAGTCCCCCGAGCCCCGGGGGCTGCCCGTCATCGAAGTGCTGCGCACCTACCCCAAGCAGATCCTCCTGGCCATGGGGGCCCGCTTCGCGGAGAACGGCTTCTTCTACATCGTCACCACGTTCGTGCTCGCTTACGGCACCAGCATTGGCATGGAGCGCTCGGCCATGCTCCAGGCCGTGCTCGTGGCCACGTGCGTCCACCTGGTGGCCATTCCCAGCTTCGGCGCCCTCTCGGATGTGCTCGGCCGCCGCCCGGTGTACCTGGGGGGCGCCGTGGGGTGCGCGCTGCTGGCCTTCCCCTTCTTCTGGCTCATCGACACGAAGCAGACGGGCGCCATCTGGCTGGCCATCTCCATGGGCATCGTCGCCCACGCCGCCATGTACGGGCCCCAGGCCAGCTTCTTCTCCGAGCTGTTCGGCACCCGCGTGCGCTACAGCGGCGCCTCTCTCGGCTACCAGCTCGCCTCCGTGTTCGCGGGAGGGCTCTCCCCCCTGGTGGCCACCGCCCTGCTCCAGGCCACCGGCAATGAGCCCTGGTCCGTGTCGCTCTACATGGTGGGGCTTGCCCTCATCACGATCGTGTCGGTGTACCTGTCCGCGGAGACCTTCCGCGAGACGCTCGAAACGACGGATTCGATCCAAAAACACGGGTGA
- a CDS encoding MFS transporter, producing the protein MSNRKIHYAWVVAAAVFVVLLCAAGVRATPSVFIVPLEREFGWSRALISGAVSVNLVLYGLVGPFAAAVMQAFGIRRTMLISLVIIALGVALTNLMSTPWQLFAFWGVLVGLGTGTTAMVLGATVVHRWFATRRGLVMGILTASTATGQLVFLPILAAMVERHGWRTVSLGVAVTVALVIPLVALIVRDRPSDVGERPYGAPPGTKDEVAAPINPLANAIGALGRASRHRDFWLLAGSFFICGATTNGLVGTHLVPACLDHGIPEVRAAGLLALMGICDLLGTTASGWLSDRFDNRWLLFWYYGLRGLALLYLPSAFELSVFGLPVFAIFYGLDWIATVPPTVRLTTQTVGAADGPIAFGWVVAAHQVGAGAGALGAGVVRTALETYTPAWVVAGFICIAASLLVLRIGRSPRPALAVE; encoded by the coding sequence GTGAGCAACCGCAAGATTCACTATGCGTGGGTGGTCGCCGCCGCCGTGTTCGTCGTGCTGCTCTGTGCCGCGGGCGTGCGCGCAACCCCCAGCGTCTTCATCGTCCCGCTGGAACGGGAGTTCGGGTGGAGCCGCGCCCTCATCTCGGGAGCGGTGTCCGTGAACCTCGTGCTCTACGGGCTGGTGGGCCCGTTCGCCGCCGCGGTCATGCAGGCCTTCGGCATTCGCCGCACGATGCTCATCTCCCTGGTCATCATCGCCCTGGGCGTCGCGCTGACGAACCTCATGAGCACTCCGTGGCAGCTCTTCGCTTTCTGGGGAGTGCTCGTCGGGCTTGGCACGGGCACGACCGCCATGGTGCTCGGGGCAACCGTCGTGCACCGGTGGTTCGCCACCCGGCGCGGCCTCGTCATGGGCATTCTCACCGCCAGCACGGCCACGGGCCAGCTCGTGTTTCTGCCCATCCTCGCGGCGATGGTCGAGCGCCATGGCTGGCGCACCGTCTCCCTGGGGGTCGCCGTCACCGTCGCGCTCGTCATCCCTCTTGTCGCGCTCATTGTCCGCGACCGGCCCTCGGATGTTGGCGAGCGGCCCTATGGGGCGCCGCCCGGGACCAAGGACGAGGTGGCGGCCCCCATCAACCCCCTGGCGAATGCGATCGGCGCGTTGGGGCGGGCGTCCCGGCACCGGGACTTCTGGCTGCTGGCCGGGAGCTTCTTCATCTGTGGGGCGACGACGAATGGGCTGGTGGGAACGCACCTCGTCCCCGCGTGTCTGGACCATGGGATTCCCGAGGTGCGGGCGGCGGGGCTCCTGGCGCTGATGGGCATCTGCGATCTGCTGGGGACCACCGCGAGCGGCTGGTTGTCGGACCGCTTCGACAACCGCTGGCTGCTCTTCTGGTACTACGGGTTGCGTGGGCTCGCGCTGCTCTACCTGCCTTCCGCGTTCGAGCTCTCGGTCTTCGGCCTTCCCGTGTTCGCGATCTTCTACGGGCTCGACTGGATCGCCACGGTGCCTCCGACGGTCCGCCTCACGACGCAGACCGTGGGGGCCGCGGATGGGCCCATTGCGTTCGGCTGGGTGGTCGCCGCCCACCAGGTGGGCGCGGGGGCCGGTGCGCTGGGCGCGGGGGTGGTGCGCACGGCCTTGGAGACGTACACCCCCGCCTGGGTCGTGGCCGGCTTCATCTGCATCGCCGCCTCGCTGCTGGTCCTGCGCATCGGACGCAGCCCCCGTCCCGCGCTCGCCGTGGAGTAA
- a CDS encoding MarR family winged helix-turn-helix transcriptional regulator encodes MSQDEDLSRTLCNCLALRQASRHVTQMYDQALAPSGIRTTQYSILQRVHQHGPRTVNELAEQLVMDPSTLTHNLRPLLKEGLVVLEVGTDRRRRVVVLTPEGKATHRRARALWLQAQADFERAFGSDEAAALRELMFKVIRSGLPSGEAPRRKP; translated from the coding sequence ATGTCTCAAGACGAAGACCTCTCTCGAACGCTGTGCAACTGCCTGGCCCTGCGCCAGGCGTCGCGCCACGTCACCCAGATGTATGATCAGGCGCTCGCGCCCAGTGGCATCCGGACGACGCAGTACTCGATCCTTCAGCGTGTTCATCAGCACGGCCCCAGGACGGTGAACGAGCTGGCGGAACAGCTCGTCATGGATCCGTCGACCCTCACGCACAACCTCCGGCCGCTGCTGAAAGAGGGCCTCGTCGTTCTGGAGGTCGGCACGGACCGGCGCCGGCGCGTCGTGGTGCTCACGCCGGAAGGGAAGGCCACGCATCGGCGTGCTCGCGCGCTCTGGTTGCAGGCCCAGGCCGATTTCGAGCGTGCCTTCGGAAGCGATGAGGCCGCTGCGTTGCGTGAGCTGATGTTCAAGGTGATTCGCTCGGGACTGCCGTCTGGGGAGGCTCCCCGGCGTAAGCCATGA
- a CDS encoding alpha/beta fold hydrolase has protein sequence MPITAPWNFLMQRRALCLGASLLMMGCASTRPPLAAPTAGISTAAPFSAASALAVHSADATFANHRFRDGTTLPEVRIHYATAGTPRRDATGAVTNAVLLLHWTGSSGEVLRSKPFADALFAPGKPLDAAKYFLIFPDSIGHGRSSKPSDGLRARFPAYGYQDMVELQHRVVTETLGIPRLHAIVGLSMGGMNAWLWSELYPDSVQAVMPIVSLPARISGRNLLWRRFVSHQIRNDPEWSGGEYTNPPRGWLEAFPVFRMLLDGVPHLQATLPDVPAADAFVQEAIAQAARFDANDILYALESSADYDPEPALGAIKAKVFALNFTDDEFNPVSLGTLEQLMPRVKRGRFVLQQGHEASFGHFTQAHPEQWAEHVAAFMAYAGEPPQTAVPSESP, from the coding sequence ATGCCCATCACCGCTCCCTGGAACTTTCTGATGCAGCGCCGGGCCCTGTGCCTGGGCGCCAGCCTGCTGATGATGGGGTGTGCCTCCACACGGCCGCCCCTCGCAGCGCCCACGGCTGGCATCTCGACGGCAGCGCCGTTCAGCGCGGCCTCCGCGTTGGCGGTGCACTCAGCGGATGCGACGTTCGCGAACCACCGGTTCCGCGATGGGACGACGCTGCCGGAGGTCCGCATCCACTACGCGACGGCTGGGACACCTCGGCGGGACGCAACGGGCGCCGTGACGAACGCGGTGCTGCTCCTGCATTGGACGGGTTCGAGCGGCGAGGTACTTCGAAGCAAGCCCTTCGCCGATGCGCTGTTCGCCCCCGGCAAGCCGCTCGACGCGGCGAAGTATTTCCTCATCTTCCCTGACAGCATTGGCCATGGGCGCTCCAGCAAGCCCAGTGACGGTCTCCGGGCCCGGTTCCCGGCTTACGGCTACCAGGACATGGTCGAACTCCAGCACCGCGTCGTCACGGAGACGCTCGGTATCCCCCGCCTCCACGCGATCGTGGGCCTCTCGATGGGCGGGATGAACGCCTGGCTCTGGAGCGAGCTGTATCCGGACAGCGTGCAGGCCGTGATGCCGATCGTCTCGCTCCCGGCGCGCATCTCGGGCCGCAACCTGCTCTGGCGCCGCTTCGTCTCCCATCAGATCCGGAATGATCCGGAGTGGAGCGGCGGCGAGTACACGAACCCGCCCCGGGGCTGGCTCGAAGCGTTCCCGGTCTTCCGCATGCTCCTCGATGGAGTGCCTCACCTCCAGGCCACGCTCCCGGATGTGCCCGCGGCCGACGCCTTCGTCCAGGAGGCCATCGCTCAAGCGGCCCGGTTCGATGCGAATGACATCCTGTACGCGCTCGAGTCATCGGCGGACTATGATCCGGAGCCCGCGCTCGGTGCGATCAAGGCGAAGGTGTTCGCGCTCAACTTCACGGATGACGAGTTCAACCCCGTCTCGCTGGGCACCCTGGAGCAGCTCATGCCGCGGGTGAAGCGAGGACGTTTCGTGCTTCAGCAGGGACATGAAGCGTCCTTCGGCCACTTCACCCAGGCCCACCCGGAGCAATGGGCGGAGCACGTCGCGGCCTTCATGGCTTACGCCGGGGAGCCTCCCCAGACGGCAGTCCCGAGCGAATCACCTTGA
- a CDS encoding CARDB domain-containing protein has translation MADTAQRVSIAAVVLSAGKPASASSSNAPYTPNNLTDGNAGSYWESANGAFPQWAQIDLGSAATVEDIVLRLPAGWETRQQGLTVQSSSDGASFTTLKANAAYTFNPSTGNTVTIDVPDTSARYVRVTLTSNTGWGAGQLSEFEVRGTASNPPTDPPPNPPTGSNLAVGKPIVGSSTEWTFVATNANDGNADTYWEGAGGQYPSHLTVSLGTNVDLTGIVVKVPPSSAWGSRTQTFEVQGRGQSASAWSTLKASAAYTFNPATGNSVTVPFTGTASDVRVVFTGNTGSGNGQVSELQIYGAPSANPDLTVTAVTATPGSPVETDTITLTATVKNIGTKPAAATAIDLTVDGAEAATASVASLAAGASTTVSAPIGKKAAGSYTIGAIVDPDRTVVEQNEGNNSFSNPSKLTVSEAPGPDLQVLSITPNPANPAVGSAVKFSVAVKNRGTTAVSAATVTRVVVGGSTLDTSTPAIASGATVTVTTSGSWTATSGGATVTATADATGAVAETNENNNTATQSIVVGRGAAVPWVSYEAEAGRYQGTLLEADRLRTFGHTNFATESSGRKSVRLNSTGQYVEFTSTSPANAIVVRNSIPDAPNGGGQEATISLYANGTFVRKVTLSSRHSWLYGNVDGPEALTNTPQTDARRLFDESNALLAQTYPAGTVFRLQRDASDTASFYIIDLVDLELVAPAASKPTECTSITNYGAVPNDGIDDTDAIQRAVTDDQNGVISCVWIPAGQWRQEKKILTDDPLNRGMWNQVGIRNVTIRGAGMWHSQLYTTIEPHNQTGSINHPHEGNFGFDIDDNVQISDIAIFGSGRIRGGDGNAEGGVGLNGRFGKNTKITNVWIEHANVAVWVGRDYDNIPDLWGPADGLQFSGMRIRNTYADGINFSNGTRNSRVFNSSFRTTGDDSLAVWANPYVKDRSVDIAHDNRFLNNTIQLPWRANGIAIYGGYGNTVENNLIYDTMNYPGIMLATDHDPLPFSGTTLIANNGLYRTGGAFWNEDQEFGAITLFPSTRDIVGVTIRDTDIYDSTYDGIQFKNGGGNMPDVAITNVRISNSLNGSGILAMAGARGNAVLTNVTITGSAEGNVDKEPGSQFVITGQ, from the coding sequence ATGGCGGACACCGCGCAGCGCGTGTCCATCGCGGCGGTTGTGCTGTCCGCGGGCAAGCCGGCCTCGGCCAGCAGCAGCAATGCCCCCTACACGCCGAACAACCTCACCGACGGCAACGCGGGCTCCTATTGGGAGTCGGCCAACGGTGCTTTCCCCCAGTGGGCCCAGATCGACCTGGGCTCGGCCGCGACCGTCGAGGACATCGTCCTGCGGCTCCCGGCGGGCTGGGAAACGCGCCAGCAGGGCCTGACCGTCCAGTCTTCCTCCGACGGCGCCTCCTTCACCACCCTCAAGGCGAACGCCGCCTACACGTTCAATCCGTCCACGGGCAACACCGTGACGATCGACGTTCCGGACACCTCCGCGCGGTACGTGCGCGTGACCCTCACCTCCAACACGGGCTGGGGGGCTGGCCAGCTCTCTGAGTTCGAGGTGCGCGGCACCGCCAGCAACCCGCCGACGGATCCGCCGCCCAATCCGCCCACCGGCAGCAACCTGGCCGTTGGCAAGCCCATCGTGGGCTCCTCGACGGAATGGACGTTCGTGGCCACCAACGCCAATGACGGCAACGCCGACACGTACTGGGAGGGCGCGGGCGGCCAGTATCCGAGCCACCTGACGGTCTCGCTCGGCACGAACGTCGACCTCACGGGCATCGTCGTCAAGGTTCCCCCGTCCTCCGCCTGGGGCAGCCGCACCCAGACCTTCGAGGTTCAGGGCCGTGGCCAGTCGGCCAGCGCGTGGAGCACGCTCAAGGCCTCCGCGGCGTACACGTTCAACCCGGCGACCGGCAACTCGGTCACCGTGCCGTTCACCGGCACCGCCTCGGATGTCCGGGTTGTCTTCACGGGCAACACGGGCTCCGGCAACGGCCAGGTCTCCGAGCTCCAGATCTACGGCGCCCCCTCGGCCAACCCGGACCTCACGGTCACCGCGGTGACCGCGACGCCGGGCTCGCCCGTCGAAACGGACACCATCACCCTGACGGCCACGGTGAAGAACATCGGCACCAAGCCGGCCGCGGCGACGGCCATCGATCTCACGGTCGATGGCGCCGAGGCGGCCACCGCCTCCGTGGCCAGTCTCGCGGCCGGTGCGTCCACGACCGTGTCGGCACCGATCGGGAAGAAGGCCGCTGGCTCGTACACGATCGGCGCCATCGTCGATCCGGACCGCACGGTCGTCGAGCAGAACGAGGGCAACAACTCCTTCAGCAACCCGTCCAAGCTCACGGTGTCGGAGGCGCCTGGACCTGACCTGCAGGTGCTGAGCATCACCCCGAACCCCGCGAACCCGGCGGTCGGGTCGGCGGTCAAGTTCAGCGTGGCGGTGAAGAACCGGGGCACCACGGCGGTCAGCGCGGCCACGGTCACCCGGGTCGTGGTGGGCGGCAGCACGCTCGACACCAGCACCCCGGCCATCGCCTCGGGGGCGACCGTCACCGTGACCACCAGCGGCAGCTGGACCGCCACGAGCGGGGGCGCCACCGTCACGGCCACGGCCGACGCGACCGGCGCCGTCGCCGAGACCAACGAGAACAACAACACGGCCACGCAGTCCATCGTGGTCGGCCGCGGGGCGGCGGTGCCCTGGGTCTCCTACGAGGCCGAGGCGGGCCGCTACCAGGGCACCTTGCTGGAGGCGGACCGGCTGCGCACCTTCGGGCACACCAACTTCGCCACCGAGTCCTCGGGCCGGAAGTCCGTGCGCCTGAACAGCACCGGCCAGTACGTCGAGTTCACCTCGACCAGCCCGGCGAACGCGATCGTCGTGCGCAACTCCATCCCGGACGCACCGAACGGCGGCGGCCAGGAGGCCACGATCAGCCTGTACGCCAACGGGACCTTCGTCCGGAAGGTGACCCTCTCGTCGCGGCACAGCTGGCTGTATGGGAACGTGGACGGTCCGGAGGCGCTGACCAACACGCCCCAGACCGACGCCCGGCGGTTGTTCGACGAGTCGAACGCGCTGCTCGCGCAGACCTACCCGGCCGGGACCGTGTTCCGCCTGCAGCGGGACGCGTCGGACACGGCGTCCTTCTACATCATCGACCTGGTCGATCTGGAGCTGGTGGCGCCCGCGGCGAGCAAGCCCACCGAGTGCACGTCCATCACCAACTATGGCGCGGTGCCGAACGATGGCATCGACGACACGGACGCGATTCAGCGCGCGGTGACGGACGACCAGAACGGCGTCATCAGCTGCGTGTGGATCCCCGCTGGCCAGTGGCGGCAGGAGAAGAAGATCCTCACCGATGACCCGCTCAACCGCGGGATGTGGAACCAGGTGGGCATCCGGAACGTGACGATCCGCGGCGCGGGCATGTGGCACTCGCAGCTCTACACTACCATCGAGCCGCACAACCAGACGGGCAGCATCAACCACCCACACGAGGGCAACTTCGGCTTCGACATCGACGACAACGTCCAGATCTCCGACATCGCGATCTTCGGCTCGGGCCGGATCCGCGGCGGCGACGGCAACGCCGAGGGCGGCGTCGGCCTGAACGGCCGGTTCGGCAAGAACACGAAGATCACCAACGTGTGGATCGAGCACGCCAACGTGGCGGTGTGGGTGGGCCGTGACTACGACAACATCCCCGATCTGTGGGGCCCGGCCGACGGCCTGCAGTTCAGCGGGATGCGCATCCGCAACACCTACGCGGACGGCATCAACTTCAGCAACGGCACGCGCAACTCGCGGGTGTTCAACTCGTCGTTCCGCACCACCGGTGACGACTCCCTGGCGGTCTGGGCCAACCCCTACGTCAAGGACCGGTCGGTGGACATCGCCCACGACAACCGCTTCCTCAACAACACGATTCAGCTGCCCTGGCGGGCCAACGGCATCGCCATCTACGGCGGCTACGGCAACACGGTCGAGAACAACCTCATCTACGACACGATGAACTACCCCGGCATCATGCTGGCGACGGACCACGATCCCTTGCCCTTCTCGGGGACGACGCTGATCGCCAACAACGGGCTCTACCGGACCGGTGGCGCGTTCTGGAACGAGGACCAGGAGTTCGGGGCGATCACCCTGTTCCCGTCGACGCGGGACATCGTTGGCGTCACCATCCGGGACACCGACATCTATGACTCGACCTACGACGGCATCCAGTTCAAGAACGGCGGCGGCAACATGCCGGATGTCGCGATCACCAACGTGCGGATCAGCAACTCGCTCAACGGGTCCGGCATCCTGGCCATGGCGGGCGCCCGTGGCAACGCGGTGCTGACCAACGTCACCATCACCGGCTCGGCCGAAGGCAACGTCGACAAGGAGCCGGGCTCGCAGTTCGTCATCACCGGCCAGTAA